In Athalia rosae chromosome 6, iyAthRosa1.1, whole genome shotgun sequence, one DNA window encodes the following:
- the LOC105687860 gene encoding homeobox protein Hox-A5-like has product MASSAYFSNNEPGYWPYQPTLAEAVSSIQNPFSSADFQFHPQGPAVYPTKSSSNSDPNSAQSSSLLETLLRHGKNALVDGYAAATPSNYGKIVTSPVVTSQTPPYTPSTNERTSPMSGNPLLNDVVPVQERYRHSRGTPLQSDVANVGYPQNYHPYRAQAQNDSCTTTATTTMIESASPQGFENIQQSSAYQNYASNNNNVGKASPTDTSDYGEDQTQRQVDYPWMKSGYGNADVSGSGHKRTRQTYTRFQTLELEKEFHFNRYLTRRRRIEIAHALCLTERQIKIWFQNRRMKAKKDGKVGYSPLENGATEDLPSVQGQGADALLMTSTTTTTMMLHRSQDLNNSSPNSANQQQQQQNLIHQQSPVTGAIPLQQQQQQQQQQQQQQNLHAAYLSYHHQHQHHSQHDRHQGSYGNQQTIQQQQHSRQDFAAGQQRQIYGQPNGLDLHAAT; this is encoded by the exons ATGGCGAGTTCGGCGTACTTTTCGAACAACGAACCCGGATATTGGCCGTACCAACCGACACTCGCCGAGGCGGTGTCGAGCATCCAAAATCCTTTCTCGAGTGCCGATTTTCAGTTTCATCCCCAAGGACCCGCGGTCTACCCTACCAAGTCTTCGTCGAATTCGGATCCAAATTCCGCGCAATCGTCCAGTCTCCTCGAGACGCTATTGCGACACGGTAAGAACGCCCTCGTCGACGGTTACGCGGCCGCGACGCCTTCGAACTATGGGAAAATCGTGACGTCACCCGTCGTCACGTCTCAGACTCCCCCCTACACACCGTCGACGAACGAGAGGACTTCGCCGATGAGCGGAAACCCCCTTCTGAACGACGTTGTTCCGGTACAGGAAAGATATCGTCACTCCCGAGGAACACCCCTGCAATCGGATGTCGCGAACGTCGGATACCCGCAAAATTATCATCCCTATCGAGCGCAGGCGCAAAACGATAGctgcaccaccaccgccacaaCCACCATGATCGAGTCCGCGTCTCCTCAGggttttgaaaatatccaaCAAAGTTCGGCCTACCAGAATTACGCGAGCAATAACAACAACGTGGGAAAAGCGAGTCCTACCGACACCAGCGACTACGGAGAGGATCAGACGCAACGTCAAGTCGATTATCCTTGGATGAAATCTGGCTACGGGAATG CGGACGTGAGCGGTTCGGGTCACAAGCGTACGCGTCAGACGTACACGCGTTTCCAAACCCTGGAACTGGAGAAGGAGTTTCACTTCAACCGTTACCTAACGCGACGTCGTCGAATCGAGATAGCTCACGCTCTGTGTCTGACGGAACGGCAAATTAAAATTTGGTTCCAGAACAGACGCATGAAGGCCAAAAAAGACGGAAAGGTTGGCTACAGCCCCCTCGAAAACGGGGCCACCGAAGACCTACCTTCGGTACAAGGTCAAGGGGCTGACGCCCTCCTAATGACCAGTACCACGACGACAACTATGATGCTCCATCGCTCGCAGGATTTGAATAATTCCTCACCCAATTCCGCtaaccaacaacaacaacagcagaaTTTGATCCACCAACAAAGTCCGGTGACCGGCGCTATACCTctccaacaacaacaacaacagcagcagcagcagcagcaacagcaaaatTTGCACGCCGCTTACTTGAGCTATCATCATCAGCATCAGCACCACAGTCAACACGATCGACACCAGGGCTCGTACGGAAATCAGCAAACTAttcagcaacaacaacattcGCGGCAGGACTTTGCCGCGGGGCAACAACGGCAGATCTACGGGCAGCCGAACGGACTGGATCTTCACGCTGCAACGTGA